The window CAATGCCGATCTTGCATAGGGGATGCAGATAGTGGATAGGAAGCTACCTAACTCAGGTTACAATTTCGGGGCCCCTTCGCGGGCACGCCCGCTCCCACAGGTACACCACAGCCTTCAAGCCCTGTGTTGTACCTGTGGGAGCGGGCGTGCCCGCGAAGAGGCCTCAACCGATAAACAAGGTATCCCCGTGACCGCCGCCCTGCCCCCCACCACCCTGCGCAACGTGCTCACCGCCCTGATGCTGGCGATCTTCCTCGGCGCCCTGGACCAGACCATCGTTGCCGTCTCCCTGCCGGCGATCTCGGCGCAGTTCAACGATGTCGGCCTGCTGGCCTGGGTCATCTCCGGCTACATGGTGGCGATGACCGTGGCCGTGCCGATCTACGGCAAGCTGGGCGACCTGTACGGGCGGCGCAGGATGATCCTCACCGGCATCAGCCTGTTCACCCTGGCCTCGATCGCCTGCGCCCTGGCCCAGGACATGCAACAGCTGGTGCTGGCCCGGGTACTGCAGGGCATCGGTGCCGGTGGCATGGTCTCGGTGAGCCAGGCGATCATCGGCGACTTCGTACCCCCACGAGAGCGCGGCCGCTACCAGGGATACTTCAGCAGCATGTACGCGGTGGCCAGTGTCGCCGGCCCGGTGCTGGGCGGCTGGTTGACCGAATACCTGTCATGGCGCTGGGTGTTCTGGATCAACCTGCCGCTGGGGCTGGTTGCACTGTGGGCGATCCGCCGCGCCCTCGGCGGCATGCCGGTGCAGCGCCGCGAGGCGCAGGTGGATTACCTGGGTGCCGTTTTGCTGATTCTCGGCCTGGGTAGCCTGTTGCTGGGCATTACCCTGGTCGGCCAGGGCCACGCCTGGGTCGACCCGGCCGTGCTGGCCTTGTTCGCCTGCGCCGCGCTGGGCTTGATGCTGTTCATCGCCCATGAGCGCCGCTGCCCGGAGCCGCTGCTGCCGCTCGGCCTGTTCGGCAATCGCGTGGCGGTGCTGTGCTGGGGCGTGATCTTCTTCGCAAGCTTCCAGTCGATCTCCCTGACCATGCTTATGCCGTTGCGCTACCAGGGCATCACCGGTGCCGGCGCCGACAGTGCTGCCCTGCACCTCCTGCCGCTGGTGATGGGGCTGCCCATGGGTGCCTTCACCGGCGGGCGCATGACTAGTCTGACCGGGCGCTACAAGCCGCAGATTCTGGCCGGCGCACTGCTGATGCCACTGGCCATTTTCGCCATGGCGCTGACCCCGCCGCAGTCGGTCTTGCTCAGTGCACTGTTCATGCTGCTGACCGGCATCGCTTGCGGGCTGCAGTTTCCGACCTCGCTGGTAGGCACACAAAGCGCGGTGGACAGCAAGGACATCGGCGTGGCCACCAGCACCACCAACCTGTTCCGCTCGCTAGGTGGGGCCATGGGGGTGGCGTGCATGTCCAGCCTGCTGCTGGCGCTGCTGCACCAGGGCGGGTTCGAGTCGCTGGGTAATCCGTTGCTGGGGAGCCTGAAGGCCGGTGAAGTGGACCTGGTGACACAGGGGCGGTTGCTCGAGACGTTCCGGCAGTTGTTGATGGGGAGTGCCGGGGTAGCCGTGCTGGGACTGTTTGCAGCGTTTGCATTGCCCGACCGGCAACTGCGCGGACGCTAGAAGCTACGCGATCTCTGTGGGAGCGGCCTTGTGTCGCGAAAGGGCCGCGACGCGGCCCCAGGATTTCAGCAGTGATGCACAAATTGCCGGGGCTGCTGCGCAGCCCTATCGCGACACAAGGCCGCTCCCACAGGATCTGTGATTTGTTCAAGGTCATCCGGAAGCATTAATCCCCCCTTAACACAAAGGGGTAACACTCCCTCACAATCCTTAACAAAGTGTCATTTGCGCAGAGCCGGGCTCAAGCGCAGCATATCCAGCCCGGTGTCGACCCATTTTTCGACATCCTTCAACAAATCGACACTGTCAGGCAGCAACAGCCAGCGCCCGATCAGGCCATCGACATAGGCGAACATGGCCACCGCCGCGCGCTCGACATCAAGCTCGCCTGGCAACTGGCCCCGGCGCACGGCATTGGCCAACGCCAGGGTGATGCCCTTGTGGCAATCCAGCACAGCAGCCTGGCGCTGCTGGCGAATTTCACACATGTCATCGGTGAACTCGCACTTGTGATGCAGGATTTCGTTGATACGCCTGGTTCGGGCATCGAGCACCAGCTCGTTGAACACTTGCAGCAACAGCTTGCGCATGCAGCCAAGCGGGTCCACTTCGTCCTCGCTTTCGCTCGCCCGCGCCAGGTGGTCATGGGTTTCATGCAGGCTGTCGAGCAACGCCTGCACCAACTCGGCCTTGTTGTTGAAATGCCAGTAGATCGCTCCTCGCGTCACACCCGCCAGTTCGGCGATGTCGGCCAGGGTGGTTCGCGCAACCCCGCGCTTGTAGAAGGCCTTTTCCGCCGCCTCGATGATCTGGGCGCGGGTTTCCTGGGCTTCTTCTTTGGTTCGACGGACCATGGCAGTACAAACCTCATCTGCCCCGAACGCGCGGCGCGTGCGGGGAACACTCCGGGGGCACCTCTGCAGGGTGCCTCGCGGGGGAGCTAATCAAGAGCTGTGGCAGTACCCGAGTACAACCCAGCGGTATTTACAAACAACCATGAATGTAAGTATATTCCTTAGCAAGCTATTTATCCACCGGATAGCAATTTTTCCAGATCAAGACTCTTCCATTACTCTTGAGCGTCTCCCAGCTCCAGCGACCCGAGGATCCTCATGCAATTCAAGCCAGCCGTTACCGCTCTGGTTTCCGCCGTCGCCCTGGCAACCCTGCTCAGTGGCTGTAAGAAAGAAGAAGCAGCGCCAGCGGCGCAGGCTCCTCAGGTCGGCGTCGTGACCATCCAGCCCCAAGCCTTCACCCTGACCTCGGAATTGCCGGGGCGTACCACTGCCTACCGCGTCGCCGAAGTGCGCCCGCAGGTCAACGGCATCATCCTCAAGCGCCTGTTCAAGGAAGGCAGTGAGGTCAAGGAAGGCCAGCAGCTGTACCAGATCGACCCTGCCGTGTACGAAGCCAACCTGGCCAATGCCCAGGCCAACCTGCAGGCCACCCGCTCGCTGGCCGAGCGCTACAAGCAGCTGATCGACGAACAGGCTGTCTCCAAGCAGGAATACGACGACGCCAATGCCAAACGATTGCAGGCCGAGGCTTCGCTCAAAAGCGCGCAGATCGACCTGCGCTACACCAAGGTCCTGGCACCGATCAGCGGCCGTATCGGCCGTTCTTCGTTCACCGAAGGTGCACTGGTGAGCAATGGCCAGGCCAACGCCATGGCCACCATCCAGCAACTCGACCCGATCTACGTCGACGTCACCCAGTCCACCGCCGAACTCCTCAAGCTGCGCCGTGACCTGGAAAGCGGCCAGCTGCAGAAGGCCGGCGACAACGCCGCCTCGGTGCAGCTGGTGCTGGAAGACGGCAGCCTGTTCAAGCAGGAAGGCCGCCTGGAGTTCTCCGAAGTCGCGGTCGACGAGACCACCGGCTCGGTCACCCTGCGCGCCCTCTTCCCCAACCCCGATCACACCCTGCTGCCAGGCATGTTCGTGCATGCGCGGCTCAAGGCCGGGGTCAACGCCAACGCCATCCTGGCCCCGCAACAGGGCGTGACCCGCGACCTGAAAGGCGCGCCGACCGCGCTGGTGGTCAACCAGGAGAACAAGGTCGAACTGCGCCAGCTCAAGGCCAACCGTACCCTGGGCAGCGACTGGCTGATCGAGGAAGGCCTGAACCCGGGTGACCGCCTGATCACCGAAGGGCTGCAGTACGTGCGCCCGGGCGTCGAGGTCAAGGTCAGCGAAGCCACCAACGTCAAGAAGCCGGCCAGCCCTGTTCAGGCCAACGCGGCGAAAGCAGACGCCAAAGCGGAGTAAACCATGTCGAAGTTCTTTATCGATCGCCCGATCTTCGCCTGGGTGATCGCCCTGGTGATCATGCTGGTCGGCGCCTTGTCGATCCTGAAGCTGCCGATCAACCAGTACCCCAGCATCGCGCCGCCGGCCATCGCCATCGCCGTGACCTACCCGGGCGCCTCGGCGCAAACCGTACAGGACACCGTGGTACAGGTGATCGAGCAGCAGCTCAACGGTATCGACAACCTGCGTTATGTGTCGTCGGAAAGTAACTCTGACGGCAGCATGACCATTACCGCCACCTTCGAGCAGGGCACCAACCCAGACACCGCGCAGGTGCAGGTGCAGAACAAGCTGAACCTGGCTACCCCGCTGCTGCCGCAGGAAGTGCAGCAGCAAGGTATCCGCGTCACCAAGGCAGTGAAGAACTTCCTTCTGGTGATCGGCCTGGTGTCCGAAGACGGCAGCATGACCAAGGACGACCTGGCCAACTACATCGTCTCCAACATGCAGGACCCGATCTCGCGTACCGCGGGTGTGGGTGACTTCCAGGTGTTCGGTGCGCAGTACGCCATGCGTATCTGGCTCGATCCGGCCAAGCTGAACAAGTTCCAGCTGACCCCGGTCGACGTCAAGACCGCCGTGGCCGCGCAGAACGTGCAGGTATCCTCCGGCCAGCTCGGCGGCCTGCCGGCCATGCCGGGTACCCAGCTGAACGCTACCATCATCGGCAAGACCCGCCTGCAGACTGCCGAGCAGTTCGAGAAAATCCTGCTCAAGGTCAACAGCGACGGTTCGCAGGTGCGTCTGGGTGATGTCGCCCAGGTTGGCCTGGGTGGTGAAAACTATGCCGTCAGCGCCCAGTTCAACGGCAAGCCGGCCTCCGGCCTGGCAGTTAAACTGGCTACCGGTGCCAACGCCCTGGACACCGCCAAGGCCCTGCGCCAGACCATCGCCGACCTGGAACCGTTCTTCCCGCCTGGGGTGAAAGCGGTATTCCCGTATGACACCACCCCGGTGGTCACCGAATCGATCAGTGGCGTTATCCACACCCTGATCGAAGCCGTGGTCCTGGTGTTCCTGGTGATGTACCTGTTCCTGCAGAACTTCCGCGCCACCATCATCACCACCATGACCGTACCGGTTGTGTTGCTGGGTACCTTCGGCATCCTTGCCGCTGCCGGCTTCAGCATCAACACCCTGACCATGTTCGCCATGGTCCTGGCCATCGGCTTGCTGGTGGACGACGCCATCGTCGTGGTGGAGAACGTCGAGCGGGTGATGTCCGAGGAAGGCTTGCCGCCCAAGGAAGCGACCAAGCGCTCGATGGAGCAGATCCAGGGTGCCCTGGTGGGTATCGCCCTGGTGCTGTCGGCGGTACTGCTGCCCATGGCGTTCTTCGGCGGCTCCACAGGTGTGATCTACCGGCAGTTCTCCATCACCATCGTCTCGGCCATGGGCCTGTCGGTGCTGGTGGCGCTCATCTTCACCCCGGCCCTGTGCGCCACCATGCTCAAGCCGCTGAAGAAGGGCGAGCACCATGTGGCCAAGCGCGGCTTCTTTGGCTGGTTCAACCGCAACTTCGACCGCAGCGTAACCGGCTACGAGCGCAGCGTGGGCACCATCCTGCGCAACAAGGTACCGTTCCTGCTGGCCTACGCGCTGATCGTGGTCGGCATGATCTGGCTGTTCGCCCGCATCCCTACCGCGTTCCTGCCGGAAGAAGACCAGGGCGTATTGTTCGCCCAGGTACAGACCCCGGCCGGCTCCAGTGCCGAGCGCACCCAGGTGGTGGTCGACCAGATGCGTGAGTACCTGCTCAGCGAAGAGGCCGACACCGTGGCTTCGGTGTTCACCGTCAACGGCTTCAACTTCGCCGGCCGTGGCCAGAGCTCGGGTATGGCATTCATCATGCTCAAGCCGTGGGATGAACGCTCCAAGGAAAACAGCGTGTTCGCCCTTGCCCAGCGCGCCCAGCAGCACTTCTTCACCTTCCGCGATGCGATGGTGTTCGCCTTTGCCCCGCCTGCGGTGCTCGAACTGGGTAACGCCACCGGCTTCGACGTGTTCCTGCAGGACCGCGGCGGTGTCGGCCATACCAAGCTGATGGAAGCGCGCAACCAGTTCCTGGCCAAGGCCGCGCAGAGCAAGATCCTCAGCGCCGTGCGCCCGAACGGTCTGAACGACGAGCCGCAGTACCAGCTGACCATCGATGACGAGCGTGCCAGCGCCCTGGGTGTGACCATCGCCGACATCAACAACACCCTGTCGATTGCCTTGGGTGCCAGCTACGTCAACGACTTCATCGACCGTGGCCGGGTCAAGAAGGTGTATATCCAGGGCGAGCCGAACGCGCGGATGAGCCCGGAAGACCTGCAGAAGTGGTACGTGCGCAATGGCGCCGGCGAAATGGTGCCGTTCTCCTCCTTCGCCAAGGGCGAATGGACCTACGGTTCGCCGAAGCTGTCGCGTTACAACGGCGTCGAGGCAATGGAAATCCTCGGTGCTCCGGCCCCGGGCTACAGCACCGGTGAAGCCATGGCCGAGGTCGAGCGCATTGCTGGCGAACTGCCAAGCGGCATCGGCTTCTCCTGGACCGGCATGTCCTACGAGGAAAAACTCTCCGGTTCGCAGATGCCGGCACTGTTCGCCCTCTCGGTACTGTTCGTGTTCCTGTGCCTGGCAGCCCTGTACGAAAGCTGGTCGATCCCGATCGCCGTGGTACTGGTAGTACCGCTGGGTATCATCGGTGCCCTGATCGCCACCAGCCTGCGCGGGTTGTCCAACGACGTGTACTTCCTGGTCGGCCTGTTGACCACCATCGGCCTGGCGGCGAAAAACGCCATTCTGATCGTCGAGTTCGCCAAGGAACTGCACGAGCAAGGCCGCAGCCTGTACGACGCGGCGATCGAGGCGTGCCGCATGCGTCTGCGCCCGATCATCATGACCTCGCTGGCGTTCATCCTCGGCGTGGTACCGTTGACTATCGCCAGCGGCGCCGGCGCCGGCAGCCAGCATGCCATCGGTACTGGCGTGATCGGCGGCATGATCAGTGCGACCGTGCTGGCTATCTTCTGGGTACCACTGTTCTTCGTCGCAGTGTCGTCACTGTTCGGCAGCAAAGAGCCGGAAAAAGACGTCACCCCTGAAACTCCACGTTATGAGGCTGGGCAATGACCAAGTCTTTGTTGTCCCTGGCAGTAACCGCTTTCATTCTTGGCGGCTGCTCGCTGATCCCTGACTACCAGACCCCGGAATCGCCGGTGGCTGCGCAGTGGCCGCAAGGCCCGGCTTACTCGCCGACGCAGTCGGCGGAGGTTGCCGCCGCCGAACAGGGCTGGCGTCAGTTCTTCCACGACCCGGCCCTGCAGCAGCTGATCCAGACCGCGCTGGTGAACAACCGCGACCTGCGCGTTGCCGCGTTGAACATCGACGCCTACCGTGCGCAGTACCGCATCCAGCGTGCCGACCTGTTCCCTGCGGTTTCGGCCAACGGTAGCGGCAGCCGCCAGCGCGTACCGGCGAACATGTCGCAGACGGGCGAAGCGGGCATCACCAGCCAGTACTCGGCCACCCTGGGCGTCAGCGCCTATGAGCTGGACCTGTTCGGCCGCGTACGCAGCCTGACCGAGCAGGCCCTGGAAACCTACCTGTCCAGCGAACAGGCGCGTCGCTCCACGCAGATCAGCCTGGTGGCCAGCGTGGCCAACGCCTACTACACCTGGCAGGCCGACCAGGCGCTGTTCAAGCTGACCGAAGAAACGCTGAAGACCTACGAGGAAAGCTACAACCTCACCCGTCGCAGCAACGAAGTCGGCGTAGCCTCGGCACTCGACGTCAGCCAGGCGCGTACCGCCGTGGAAGGCGCCCGGGTCAAGTACTCGCAGTACCAGCGCCTGGTCGCCCAGGACGTCAACAGCCTGACCGTGCTGCTGGGCACCGGCATTCCCGCCGACCTGGCCAAGCCGCTGGAGCTCAATGCCGACCAACTGGCCGAAGTACCGGCCGGCCTGCCGTCGGACATCCTCCAGCGTCGCCCGGACATCCAGGAAGCCGAGCACCTGCTCAAGGCCGCCAATGCCAACATTGGCGCGGCCCGCGCAGCGTTCTTCCCGAGCATCAGCCTGACCGCCAATGCCGGCAGCCTGAGCCCCGACATGGGCCACCTGTTCTCGGGCGGCCAGGGCACCTGGCTGTTCCAGCCGCAGATCAACCTGCCGATCTTCAACGCCGGCAGCCTGAAGGCCAGCCTGGACTACTCGAAGATCCAGAAGGACATCAACGTCGCCAAGTACGAAAAGACCATCCAGACCGCGTTCCAGGAAGTCTCCGATGGCCTGGCGGCGCGCAAGACCTTCGAAGAGCAGCTGCAGGCGCAACGCGACCTGGTGCAGGCGAACCAGGACTACTACCGCCTGGCCGAACGCCGCTATCGCATCGGTATCGACAGCAACCTGACCTTCCTCGACGCGCAGCGCAACCTGTTCAGCGCCCAGCAGGCACTGATCGGCGACCGCTTGTCGCAGCTGACCAGCGAGGTCAACCTGTACAAGGCGCTTGGCGGTGGTTGGTACGAGCAGACCGGGCAGGCCAACAACCAGCAGGCAGCGGTGGAAGCACCGAAGAGCTGATTGAAGCTGTCAAAGCATCAAGCCCACCCTCGCGGTGGGCTTTTTGTTTTGTGTTGCCTGGACCAGCCTCTTCGCGGGCTCGCCCGCGAAGAGGCCAGCACAGGAAAAACAATTAACCAACCAGAACATTCCGTTCGATTATCGCCCGTTTCCGTTTGTGGCGAATTGCCTCACCCCTGCCCTACCCCGCACCATCCTCCCCACGCAACGTTGCCCCGGTTCATCCCAAAAGACCCGCACCTGCAGGCCGCATCCTGCAGCGTACCGGCTCGCCCATAAAAACAAGAGATCCACGACAGATGAGCACTTTGCAACCCGCACGCCAGCTGCTGCCCGGCCTGTTGGCCATGTCCTGCGCACTCCCCGTGTTCGCCGCCGACGAAGGTGGTTTCCTGGAGGACGCCAAGGCCACCCTCAACCTGCGCAACTTCTACATCAACCGCAACTTCGTCGACCCGGCCCACCCGCAGGCCAAGGCCGAGGAGTGGACGCAGAGCTTCATCCTCGACGCCCGCTCCGGCTTCACCCAGGGCACCGTCGGTTTCGGCGTGGACGTACTGGGCCTGTACTCGGTCAAGCTCGACGGCGGCAAAGGCACCACCAACACCCACCTGCTGCCGGTGCACGATGATGGCCGCCCGGCCGATGACTTCGGCCGCCTGGGCGTGGCACTGAAAGCCAAGCTGTCCGAAACCGAGCTGAAAGTAGGTGAATGGATGCCGGTACTGCCGATCCTGCGCTCGGACGATGGCCGCTCGCTGCCGCAGACCTTCCGCGGCGGCCAGCTGACCTCGAAGGAAATCGCCGGACTGACCCTGTACGCCGGCCAGTTCCGCGGCAACAGCCCGCGCAACGACGCCAGCATGGAAGACATGTCGATGAACGGCAAGGCAGCGTTCACCTCCGACCGTTTCAACTTTGGCGGCGGCGAATACACCTTCAACGACAAGCGCACCATGATCGGCCTGTGGAATGCTCAGCTCAAGGACATCTACCGCCAGCAGTACCTCAACCTGGTGCACAGCCAACCCCTGGGCGACTGGACCCTGGGCGCCAACCTGGGCTACTTCATCGGCAAGGAAGACGGCGCCGAACGCGCTGGCGAACTGGACAACCGCACAGCCTCGGCCATGCTCTCGGCACGCTATCAGGGCCACACCATCTACGTCGGCCTGCAGAAAGTCAGCGGCGACGACGCCTGGATGCGGGTGAACGGCACCAGCGGCGGCACTCTGGCAAACGACAGCTACAACTCCAGCTTCGACAACGCCAAGGAACGCTCATGGCAGGTGCGCCATGACTTCAACTTCGCCACCGTCGGCGTGCCAGGCCTGACCCTGATGAACCGCTACATCAAGGGTGACAACGTGACCGCAGGCGGTGTGGACGATGGCAAGGAATGGGCGCGGGAAACCGAGTTGGCCTATGTGGTGCAGTCGGGCAGCTTCAAGGACCTGTCGGTGAAGTGGCGCAACTCCACCATGCGCCGGGACTTCAGCACCAACTCGTTCGATGAGAACCGGTTGATCCTGAGTTACCCGCTGAATCTCCTCTGAATTCTTCGCGGGACCGCACCAGCCTTGAAACCTGTGCGGTCCCTGTGGGAGCGGGCATGCCCGCGAAGAGGCCAGAAGCTACAACAAATAACCCTAAGCTATAAACAAAGCAATAAACCTTCTTTGACGACATATGCAGCAACCGCTTGAATAGGCCCCTGATCCCCGCCCCAGAGCCATGACATGGACCTCCGTCAGCTGCGCTACTTCATCGCCCTCACCGAATACCGCAGCTTCGTCCGTGCCGCCGAGGCCATGGGCATCACCCAACCCGCCTTCAGCCGTGCCATACAGAGTCTGGAACACAGCTTCGGCTGCCCACTGGTCGACCGCGCCAGCAAAGCCCTGCCGCCCACCCCCGAAGGCCTGGTGGTGCTGCAACATGCCCGGCGCCTGGTACAAGGTGCCGCGCAGCTGAGCAACGAAGTGCTGCAGATGACCAAGCTCGACGCCGGCGAGTTGCATTTCGGCAGCGGCCCGGCGCTGGCCGTGCGCCTGGTGCCCGATGCCCTGCGCCACTTTCTCGAACGCCACCCGGGCATCCGCACCTCACTGCTGGTAGACAACGCCGAACGCCTCGGCCAGGCCCTGCGCCGCGAGCAGATCGAATTTTTCGTCGACGATATCCGACCGTTCGAAGCCGATCCCAACTTTCACACCGAGCCCCTTTCAACGCGCCCCGGCCTGTTCTTCTGCCGCCCGGGGCACCCATTGCTGGCCAAGGACAGCCTGTCGACCAACGACCTGTTCAGCTACCCGCTGGCCAGCGCCCTGCTCGCCCCCGGTGTGCGCAAGCGCCTGGCCAACCTGAGCGGGCGCAGCGATTTCACCCCGCACCTGCAAACCGAGCACCTGGCCGTGCTGCGCAGTGTGGTGCAAGCCAGCGATGCCATCGGCACCGCCAGCGAGGAAGCAGTTGCCGAAGACCTGGCCAGCGGCCGGCTGGTGCGCCTGCACTGGCGCAACCTGCCACCGGCGCTGGAAGTGCTGAGTGTGCGCTGTGGCGTGGTCAGCCGCAGCGGTTACCGGCTGTCGCCGGCGGCGCGAGCGATGATCGAGACGCTGGTGGGGCTGGATATGCCAGTGCGGGCTGCTGCCATTCGCTGAGCTGATGATGGTGGCAGGAGCGGGCTATCCTGAGCTATATCGGTCGCCTGTACCGCCCCATTCGCGGGTGAACCCGCTCCCACAGGTACAGCGCAGCCCTCAGGAGTTGTAGTGACTCTGTGGGAGCGGATTTACCCGCGAAGAGGCCGGAACAGCAATACACCTCGATCAGGCAACCAGGGAGGCACAACAATGAAAACCCTCGTCGACCACCTGAGCCAGTACGCCAGCTACCACCGCGACCCACGCAACATCGCCACCCACTTCGTCGGCATCCCGATGATCGTGCTGGCGGTCACTATCCTGCTGTCGCGCCCAGGCTGGGAGGTAGCCGGCATGTGGCTGTCCCCTGCCCTGCCTGCGGCGGCGGCCTCGGTCTGGTTCTACCTGCGCCTGGACCTGCGCTTCGGCCTGGTGATGGGGTTGTTGCTTGGGCTATGCCTGTGGGTCGGCCAGGTGCTGGCGATGCAGACGACAGCGCTGTGGCTCGGCACCGGGCTGGGAGCGTTCGTGGTGGGCTGGATCATCCAGTTCGTCGGCCATTACTACGAAGGCCGCAAACCGGCGTTTGTCGACGATGTCAGCGGATTGATCATCGGGCCGTTGTTCGTGGTGGCAGAAGCGGCATTCATGCTCGGCCTGTGCCCGGCCCTGAAGCAAGCCGTGGAAAGCAACGCCGGCCCAGTGGCCATGCGGCAGAAGAATGCGGCCATGTAAACATTCCATGGCCCAATCGCCGGCAAGCCAGCTCCCACAGGAACTGCACTGCCCTCAAGCCTGATGCAATCCCTGTGGGAGCTGGCTTGCCGGCGATTGGGCCGGTACAGCCATTACTGCTGTCGCGACTCCACACCCAGCTCATCCCACACCGACTCAGCCATGTGGAAGGTGGCATTGGCCGCCGGAATGCCGCAATAGATCGCGCTCTGCATCAGCACTTCCTTGATCTCGTCGCGGGTCACGCCGTTGTTGGCCGCCGCGCGCAGGTGCAGCCTCAGCTCGTCGTTGCGGTTCATGCCAATCAGCATGGCGATGGTGATCAGGCTACGGGTATGGCGCGGCAGGCCCGGGCGGGTCCAGATGTCACCCCAGGCGTGGCGGGTGATCATCTCCTGGAACTCGCCGTTGAATTCGTTGAGCTTCTCCAGGCTGCGGTCCACGTGGGCAT of the Pseudomonas asiatica genome contains:
- a CDS encoding MDR family MFS transporter → MTAALPPTTLRNVLTALMLAIFLGALDQTIVAVSLPAISAQFNDVGLLAWVISGYMVAMTVAVPIYGKLGDLYGRRRMILTGISLFTLASIACALAQDMQQLVLARVLQGIGAGGMVSVSQAIIGDFVPPRERGRYQGYFSSMYAVASVAGPVLGGWLTEYLSWRWVFWINLPLGLVALWAIRRALGGMPVQRREAQVDYLGAVLLILGLGSLLLGITLVGQGHAWVDPAVLALFACAALGLMLFIAHERRCPEPLLPLGLFGNRVAVLCWGVIFFASFQSISLTMLMPLRYQGITGAGADSAALHLLPLVMGLPMGAFTGGRMTSLTGRYKPQILAGALLMPLAIFAMALTPPQSVLLSALFMLLTGIACGLQFPTSLVGTQSAVDSKDIGVATSTTNLFRSLGGAMGVACMSSLLLALLHQGGFESLGNPLLGSLKAGEVDLVTQGRLLETFRQLLMGSAGVAVLGLFAAFALPDRQLRGR
- the ttgR gene encoding efflux transport transcriptional regulator TtgR gives rise to the protein MVRRTKEEAQETRAQIIEAAEKAFYKRGVARTTLADIAELAGVTRGAIYWHFNNKAELVQALLDSLHETHDHLARASESEDEVDPLGCMRKLLLQVFNELVLDARTRRINEILHHKCEFTDDMCEIRQQRQAAVLDCHKGITLALANAVRRGQLPGELDVERAAVAMFAYVDGLIGRWLLLPDSVDLLKDVEKWVDTGLDMLRLSPALRK
- the ttgA gene encoding toluene efflux RND transporter periplasmic adaptor subunit TtgA, translated to MQFKPAVTALVSAVALATLLSGCKKEEAAPAAQAPQVGVVTIQPQAFTLTSELPGRTTAYRVAEVRPQVNGIILKRLFKEGSEVKEGQQLYQIDPAVYEANLANAQANLQATRSLAERYKQLIDEQAVSKQEYDDANAKRLQAEASLKSAQIDLRYTKVLAPISGRIGRSSFTEGALVSNGQANAMATIQQLDPIYVDVTQSTAELLKLRRDLESGQLQKAGDNAASVQLVLEDGSLFKQEGRLEFSEVAVDETTGSVTLRALFPNPDHTLLPGMFVHARLKAGVNANAILAPQQGVTRDLKGAPTALVVNQENKVELRQLKANRTLGSDWLIEEGLNPGDRLITEGLQYVRPGVEVKVSEATNVKKPASPVQANAAKADAKAE
- the ttgB gene encoding multidrug efflux RND transporter permease subunit TtgB, whose protein sequence is MSKFFIDRPIFAWVIALVIMLVGALSILKLPINQYPSIAPPAIAIAVTYPGASAQTVQDTVVQVIEQQLNGIDNLRYVSSESNSDGSMTITATFEQGTNPDTAQVQVQNKLNLATPLLPQEVQQQGIRVTKAVKNFLLVIGLVSEDGSMTKDDLANYIVSNMQDPISRTAGVGDFQVFGAQYAMRIWLDPAKLNKFQLTPVDVKTAVAAQNVQVSSGQLGGLPAMPGTQLNATIIGKTRLQTAEQFEKILLKVNSDGSQVRLGDVAQVGLGGENYAVSAQFNGKPASGLAVKLATGANALDTAKALRQTIADLEPFFPPGVKAVFPYDTTPVVTESISGVIHTLIEAVVLVFLVMYLFLQNFRATIITTMTVPVVLLGTFGILAAAGFSINTLTMFAMVLAIGLLVDDAIVVVENVERVMSEEGLPPKEATKRSMEQIQGALVGIALVLSAVLLPMAFFGGSTGVIYRQFSITIVSAMGLSVLVALIFTPALCATMLKPLKKGEHHVAKRGFFGWFNRNFDRSVTGYERSVGTILRNKVPFLLAYALIVVGMIWLFARIPTAFLPEEDQGVLFAQVQTPAGSSAERTQVVVDQMREYLLSEEADTVASVFTVNGFNFAGRGQSSGMAFIMLKPWDERSKENSVFALAQRAQQHFFTFRDAMVFAFAPPAVLELGNATGFDVFLQDRGGVGHTKLMEARNQFLAKAAQSKILSAVRPNGLNDEPQYQLTIDDERASALGVTIADINNTLSIALGASYVNDFIDRGRVKKVYIQGEPNARMSPEDLQKWYVRNGAGEMVPFSSFAKGEWTYGSPKLSRYNGVEAMEILGAPAPGYSTGEAMAEVERIAGELPSGIGFSWTGMSYEEKLSGSQMPALFALSVLFVFLCLAALYESWSIPIAVVLVVPLGIIGALIATSLRGLSNDVYFLVGLLTTIGLAAKNAILIVEFAKELHEQGRSLYDAAIEACRMRLRPIIMTSLAFILGVVPLTIASGAGAGSQHAIGTGVIGGMISATVLAIFWVPLFFVAVSSLFGSKEPEKDVTPETPRYEAGQ
- a CDS encoding AdeC/AdeK/OprM family multidrug efflux complex outer membrane factor, with product MTKSLLSLAVTAFILGGCSLIPDYQTPESPVAAQWPQGPAYSPTQSAEVAAAEQGWRQFFHDPALQQLIQTALVNNRDLRVAALNIDAYRAQYRIQRADLFPAVSANGSGSRQRVPANMSQTGEAGITSQYSATLGVSAYELDLFGRVRSLTEQALETYLSSEQARRSTQISLVASVANAYYTWQADQALFKLTEETLKTYEESYNLTRRSNEVGVASALDVSQARTAVEGARVKYSQYQRLVAQDVNSLTVLLGTGIPADLAKPLELNADQLAEVPAGLPSDILQRRPDIQEAEHLLKAANANIGAARAAFFPSISLTANAGSLSPDMGHLFSGGQGTWLFQPQINLPIFNAGSLKASLDYSKIQKDINVAKYEKTIQTAFQEVSDGLAARKTFEEQLQAQRDLVQANQDYYRLAERRYRIGIDSNLTFLDAQRNLFSAQQALIGDRLSQLTSEVNLYKALGGGWYEQTGQANNQQAAVEAPKS
- a CDS encoding OprD family porin, which produces MSTLQPARQLLPGLLAMSCALPVFAADEGGFLEDAKATLNLRNFYINRNFVDPAHPQAKAEEWTQSFILDARSGFTQGTVGFGVDVLGLYSVKLDGGKGTTNTHLLPVHDDGRPADDFGRLGVALKAKLSETELKVGEWMPVLPILRSDDGRSLPQTFRGGQLTSKEIAGLTLYAGQFRGNSPRNDASMEDMSMNGKAAFTSDRFNFGGGEYTFNDKRTMIGLWNAQLKDIYRQQYLNLVHSQPLGDWTLGANLGYFIGKEDGAERAGELDNRTASAMLSARYQGHTIYVGLQKVSGDDAWMRVNGTSGGTLANDSYNSSFDNAKERSWQVRHDFNFATVGVPGLTLMNRYIKGDNVTAGGVDDGKEWARETELAYVVQSGSFKDLSVKWRNSTMRRDFSTNSFDENRLILSYPLNLL